In Alistipes ihumii AP11, a genomic segment contains:
- a CDS encoding efflux RND transporter periplasmic adaptor subunit, giving the protein MKKVLKISLGVLFLLILCGTFAFLWYKTRPVKEVYQIVVPRTDTIEKRAVATGKVEPRDEVLIKPQISGIISEIYKEAGEQVRQGEVIAKVKVIPEMATLNSAESRVNVARISLDQTRRDFDRVKELYGSGVISKEEFETSQTTLSKAEEEMQNAKDNLEIVQNGIASRNAELSNTQIRSTITGMILDVPVKVGNSVIQSNTFNDGTTIASIADLNDMIFRGKVDETEVGRLREGMPVKLTIGALQDVALNAVLEYIAPKGAEENGVIMFEIKASTQIPPDLFVRAGYSANAEIVTDRRAGVLTVPESAVEFEGDKTFVNLLTSDSTATDQTFERKEVKLGLSNGVNVEVTEGLSGGEKLRGTKQPAIK; this is encoded by the coding sequence ATGAAAAAGGTTCTGAAAATTTCGCTGGGCGTGCTTTTCCTGCTCATCCTCTGCGGCACGTTCGCATTCCTGTGGTACAAGACCCGTCCCGTCAAAGAGGTCTACCAGATCGTCGTTCCGCGGACCGACACGATCGAGAAACGGGCCGTGGCGACCGGGAAGGTCGAGCCGCGCGACGAGGTCCTGATCAAGCCTCAGATTTCGGGTATCATATCCGAAATCTACAAGGAAGCGGGCGAGCAAGTGCGACAGGGGGAAGTGATCGCCAAAGTGAAAGTGATCCCCGAAATGGCGACGCTCAACAGCGCCGAGTCGCGCGTCAACGTGGCGAGGATCAGTCTGGATCAAACCCGGCGCGACTTCGACCGCGTAAAGGAGCTGTACGGCTCGGGCGTGATCTCGAAGGAGGAATTCGAAACGAGCCAGACGACCCTCTCGAAAGCCGAGGAAGAGATGCAGAACGCCAAGGATAACCTCGAGATCGTCCAGAACGGCATAGCCAGCCGCAACGCCGAGCTGAGCAACACGCAGATCCGCTCGACGATCACCGGCATGATTCTCGACGTGCCGGTCAAGGTCGGCAACTCGGTGATCCAGTCCAACACGTTCAACGACGGCACGACGATCGCGTCGATCGCCGACCTGAACGACATGATCTTCCGGGGCAAGGTCGACGAGACGGAGGTGGGACGCCTGCGCGAGGGCATGCCCGTCAAACTGACGATCGGCGCGCTGCAGGACGTCGCGCTCAACGCCGTATTGGAGTACATCGCCCCGAAAGGAGCCGAGGAGAACGGCGTGATCATGTTCGAGATCAAAGCCTCCACGCAGATACCGCCAGATCTGTTCGTCCGGGCGGGATACAGCGCGAACGCGGAGATCGTGACCGACCGGCGGGCCGGCGTGCTGACGGTGCCCGAGAGCGCCGTCGAGTTCGAGGGCGACAAAACGTTCGTCAACCTGCTTACGAGCGACTCGACCGCTACCGACCAAACCTTCGAGCGCAAGGAAGTCAAGCTCGGCCTGTCGAACGGCGTCAACGTCGAAGTTACCGAAGGACTGTCCGGAGGCGAGAAACTGCGCGGCACGAAACAGCCTGCCATAAAATAA
- a CDS encoding low molecular weight protein-tyrosine-phosphatase, with product MNMNEKYKILFVCLGNICRSPAAEAVFRDRVEKAGLAGRFEIDSAGLIGYHAGDGADPRMKAHAARRGYRLDSISRPVAPEDFDRFDRIVGMDDRNLRELRRLGRKTESEAAICKMTDFCRKSDCTEVPDPYYGGDAGFELVLDLIEDASDGLLERIRSECNL from the coding sequence ATGAATATGAACGAAAAGTATAAGATCCTGTTCGTCTGTCTCGGAAATATCTGCCGCTCGCCGGCAGCCGAGGCCGTTTTCCGCGACCGGGTCGAAAAAGCCGGGCTCGCCGGGCGGTTCGAGATCGACTCGGCGGGGCTGATCGGCTACCATGCCGGCGACGGAGCCGACCCGCGAATGAAAGCGCATGCCGCGCGGCGGGGCTACCGCCTCGATTCGATCTCCCGGCCCGTCGCGCCCGAAGACTTCGACCGTTTCGACCGGATCGTCGGCATGGACGACCGCAACCTGCGCGAGTTGCGCAGACTGGGCCGCAAAACGGAGTCCGAAGCCGCCATTTGTAAAATGACCGATTTCTGCCGGAAGTCCGACTGCACGGAAGTTCCCGACCCGTACTACGGGGGCGACGCGGGATTCGAGCTGGTACTGGACCTGATCGAGGACGCCAGCGACGGACTGCTCGAACGGATTCGCTCGGAGTGCAACTTATAA
- a CDS encoding PepSY-like domain-containing protein, producing MKKLLFILLSMMSVSAALRAGNEIRTTDPQKLPATAREFIATHFPDTRIALIKIDREGGRTDSYDVLLENGCDLEFDRRGQWTEIDAERTTVPQSIIPLRIADYLKRNYPDRPVVKIDRDRRGYGVELSDGTDLEFNVRGDFLRIDY from the coding sequence ATGAAAAAACTTCTGTTCATACTGCTCTCGATGATGTCCGTCTCGGCGGCGCTTCGGGCGGGAAACGAGATCCGGACGACCGATCCGCAAAAACTGCCCGCAACGGCACGCGAATTCATCGCGACCCATTTTCCCGACACGCGGATCGCCCTGATCAAAATCGACCGCGAAGGAGGCCGGACCGATTCGTACGACGTCCTGCTCGAAAACGGTTGCGATTTGGAATTCGACCGTCGGGGCCAGTGGACCGAGATCGATGCCGAGCGGACGACCGTACCCCAGAGCATCATTCCGCTCCGCATCGCCGACTACCTGAAACGGAACTATCCCGACCGGCCGGTCGTCAAGATCGACCGGGACCGCCGCGGGTACGGCGTCGAGCTTTCGGACGGAACCGATCTCGAATTCAACGTTCGGGGCGATTTTCTGCGCATCGACTATTGA
- a CDS encoding TolC family protein, whose product MTIRKTMLAALVLTLPAAGASAQQEPWTLDRCIEYAVENNISIQQFRLRAEDQDVKLNTARNSRLPNLNAGLGGRFGFGRTLGDSNTYKNVNQFTSSLSVSTSIPLFNGMRIKHDIAAQKLSLQAAMQDLARAREDVSLNVTALYLQALLNKELVRVAESQVALSMAQVERSWLLVESGKSPESELYESRALLAKDSLTLTQARNTLTLSLLDLSQALNREDATGFDIRMPELGAIQIGAMSSMESPSVIYEYAVGNRPSVQAEKYRLQNSEKNLLLARSARYPQISLGASYGTSYFYMFGNENKVLNAGFGNQFRNHGSEEVGLNVSIPIFNRMATRNNIRSARIAIRNQELALTEARQALRKEIEQSYYNAGAAYQKYLSASRSLEAAREAFRYEEEKSAAGRSTIFDYNDAKTRMERSESEMVQAKFEFIFRRKILDFYAGEPLGFEKY is encoded by the coding sequence ATGACCATACGAAAAACCATGCTGGCCGCCCTCGTCCTTACGCTTCCCGCGGCCGGAGCCTCGGCCCAGCAAGAACCTTGGACGCTCGACCGGTGCATCGAGTACGCGGTCGAGAACAACATCTCGATCCAGCAGTTCCGCCTGCGCGCCGAAGATCAGGACGTCAAACTGAACACGGCCCGCAACAGCCGGCTGCCGAATCTCAACGCAGGGCTCGGCGGAAGATTCGGCTTCGGCCGAACGCTCGGAGACAGTAACACGTACAAGAATGTCAACCAATTCACATCCAGTCTGAGCGTATCGACCAGCATCCCGCTGTTCAACGGCATGCGCATCAAACACGACATCGCCGCCCAGAAGCTGAGCCTGCAAGCGGCGATGCAGGACCTGGCCCGGGCCCGCGAGGACGTTTCGCTGAACGTGACGGCGCTCTACCTTCAGGCGCTGCTCAACAAAGAGCTCGTCCGCGTGGCCGAAAGCCAAGTCGCGCTGAGCATGGCTCAGGTCGAGCGCAGCTGGCTGCTCGTCGAAAGCGGCAAAAGTCCCGAATCGGAACTATACGAGAGCCGCGCGCTGCTGGCCAAGGACTCGCTGACGCTGACTCAGGCGCGGAACACCCTGACCCTGTCGCTGCTCGACTTGAGTCAAGCCCTCAACAGAGAAGATGCGACGGGCTTCGATATCCGAATGCCCGAACTGGGAGCGATCCAAATCGGCGCGATGAGCAGTATGGAATCCCCTTCGGTCATATACGAATACGCCGTCGGGAACCGCCCGAGCGTGCAGGCCGAAAAATACCGACTACAGAACAGCGAAAAAAATCTGTTGCTGGCCCGCTCGGCCCGCTATCCGCAGATTTCGCTCGGAGCCAGCTACGGGACCAGCTACTTCTATATGTTCGGCAATGAGAACAAGGTGCTGAACGCAGGCTTCGGAAACCAGTTCCGTAACCACGGAAGCGAAGAGGTCGGGCTGAACGTCAGCATACCGATCTTCAACCGGATGGCCACGCGCAACAACATCCGCTCGGCCCGGATCGCCATCCGCAATCAGGAGCTGGCGCTGACCGAAGCCCGGCAGGCGCTTCGCAAGGAGATCGAACAGTCGTACTACAATGCCGGGGCAGCCTATCAGAAATATCTGTCGGCCTCGCGCTCGCTCGAGGCGGCCCGGGAAGCCTTCCGCTACGAGGAGGAGAAGTCCGCCGCCGGCCGCTCGACGATCTTCGACTACAACGATGCCAAAACGCGCATGGAGCGGTCGGAGTCGGAAATGGTGCAAGCCAAGTTCGAATTCATCTTTCGCCGCAAGATTCTCGACTTTTACGCGGGCGAACCTCTGGGCTTCGAGAAATATTGA